In Pseudothermotoga hypogea DSM 11164 = NBRC 106472, the following are encoded in one genomic region:
- a CDS encoding JmjC domain-containing protein, producing MDEPIKMSSAEKLTPLIEGLQARKIKFESPSVGKAEIHRDWHDLYVVLEGRAKVQLGELSGQIDEVSVGELRSNEMKVEQEIELTEGDILLIPAGVAHRTIVDSFYLQWVFKIPRVRG from the coding sequence ATGGACGAACCGATCAAGATGAGTTCGGCAGAAAAACTGACTCCTTTGATCGAGGGATTGCAGGCAAGAAAGATCAAGTTCGAAAGTCCTTCCGTTGGTAAGGCGGAGATTCACAGAGACTGGCACGATCTCTATGTCGTTCTCGAAGGCAGAGCGAAAGTTCAGCTCGGTGAACTTTCAGGACAGATCGACGAAGTATCTGTGGGCGAGCTGAGGAGCAACGAGATGAAGGTTGAACAAGAGATCGAGCTCACAGAGGGAGACATCCTGTTGATCCCCGCAGGCGTTGCCCACAGAACGATCGTGGATAGTTTCTATCTGCAGTGGGTGTTCAAGATACCACGGGTCAGAGGTTGA
- a CDS encoding outer membrane protein assembly factor BamD — protein sequence MKGRSWLILCLTTITLVLLSSCALNLFANFELRNLLTSGTVEQRLEAASSALSGGNYDAAIALAASVINEKLGLDLKIEDLEKLLDSASTVYDLARAIQSATVTEDLFDAVKILVEAVAFKTEKDISSLADEVIEILQELGIDLGFTKSKSNGSDFWAEFETNAGTIVKFLAETFDGRYTLKLLTSGYYFIAKNSTDNTLPAVLCSFYDIGYMFNLLLDIDDDGNVTDEKFVKDVISKPASIVEFSQQATSGLYKDREDCLEFIWAYGILQEMFEILDIQATFVTLDATTLSEKEHISDIFDILFGE from the coding sequence TTGAAGGGGAGAAGCTGGCTGATTTTATGTCTCACCACGATCACGTTAGTTCTGCTCAGCTCCTGTGCGCTCAATCTCTTTGCGAATTTTGAACTGAGAAACTTGCTCACAAGCGGAACAGTTGAGCAAAGGCTTGAGGCTGCGTCGAGTGCTCTTTCTGGTGGCAACTACGATGCTGCGATCGCACTGGCTGCTTCTGTGATCAACGAAAAGTTGGGGCTCGATCTAAAGATCGAAGATCTGGAAAAACTGCTCGATTCAGCGTCCACCGTCTACGATTTGGCTCGAGCGATTCAAAGTGCCACGGTCACAGAGGATCTGTTCGATGCAGTGAAAATTTTGGTTGAAGCCGTTGCGTTCAAAACGGAGAAGGACATCTCGAGCCTCGCGGACGAGGTGATTGAGATCCTGCAGGAGCTCGGTATCGATCTTGGTTTCACCAAGAGCAAATCGAACGGTTCAGACTTCTGGGCGGAGTTCGAAACCAACGCTGGAACGATCGTGAAGTTCCTCGCAGAGACGTTCGATGGAAGATACACTCTCAAACTTCTCACCAGTGGTTACTACTTCATCGCGAAGAATTCCACTGATAACACTCTCCCAGCGGTGTTGTGCTCCTTCTACGACATCGGTTACATGTTCAACTTGCTCCTGGACATCGATGACGATGGCAACGTCACAGACGAGAAGTTCGTCAAAGATGTCATAAGCAAACCTGCTTCTATCGTGGAATTCTCACAGCAAGCGACGAGCGGGTTGTACAAAGATAGAGAAGACTGTCTTGAATTCATCTGGGCTTACGGAATATTGCAAGAGATGTTCGAAATTCTCGATATTCAAGCGACCTTCGTGACCCTCGATGCGACGACTCTTTCTGAGAAAGAACACATCTCGGATATCTTCGACATCTTGTT
- a CDS encoding TRAP transporter large permease produces MALTIFLIIFAGTFALGYPIAFGMLAAGIVYLIMKGLSLANVLDMLVIGFSNQTTLIAVPLFILAANIMNDTEITQRLFDFVRKAFGRFRGSLGYANIAASVIFAGMTGSQLADVAGLGKIEIKAMMDAGYDGPFSCAVTAASATIGPIIPPSIPMVLYSLISGASLGYLFIGGLIPGLLLAGLEMVLVYVLARVRNYPVEGKVPTSQIAKSFLMALPAMFAPVVLLLGMYTGVFTATEAAAIVVAYSIIVSVLIYRTLGWKKLYKILIKSAEDIGYVSIMVAAAQLVSYVVTRERLAIRLTEALVNAGLASKPLLLLASVNVLYFILGMFIDASVTILVVIPLLLPVVQAAGIDLVHFGVLSVFNIMIGLDTPPYAQTAFITSAISGTPVKDVFKEMLKYWIPIEIAALIIITYFPDTVLFLPRLLGYGR; encoded by the coding sequence GTGGCGCTGACGATCTTTTTGATCATCTTCGCTGGAACTTTCGCTTTGGGTTATCCGATCGCCTTCGGTATGCTCGCTGCAGGTATCGTTTATCTGATCATGAAGGGTCTCAGCTTAGCCAACGTGCTGGACATGCTGGTCATAGGTTTTTCCAATCAAACTACCTTGATAGCCGTTCCACTGTTCATACTCGCGGCAAACATCATGAACGACACGGAGATAACCCAAAGGCTTTTTGACTTTGTGAGAAAGGCTTTCGGCAGGTTCAGAGGTTCGTTAGGTTATGCGAACATAGCTGCGAGTGTGATCTTCGCCGGAATGACCGGTTCACAGCTCGCAGACGTCGCCGGCCTTGGAAAGATAGAGATCAAAGCCATGATGGACGCCGGTTACGATGGTCCCTTTTCCTGTGCAGTCACCGCAGCCTCGGCAACCATAGGACCGATCATTCCACCGAGCATTCCCATGGTTCTGTATTCTTTGATTTCCGGAGCTTCGCTGGGTTATCTTTTCATAGGTGGTCTTATCCCAGGTCTTTTGCTCGCAGGTCTTGAAATGGTTCTGGTATACGTCCTCGCCCGTGTGAGGAACTATCCGGTGGAAGGTAAAGTGCCCACATCACAGATTGCAAAATCTTTCCTGATGGCTTTGCCCGCGATGTTCGCTCCTGTCGTTTTGCTCCTTGGCATGTACACTGGCGTCTTCACCGCGACGGAGGCTGCGGCCATAGTTGTGGCGTACTCCATAATAGTGAGTGTTCTGATCTACCGCACACTGGGTTGGAAGAAACTCTACAAGATCTTGATCAAGAGCGCTGAGGACATTGGTTATGTGAGTATCATGGTCGCGGCGGCTCAACTCGTCAGCTATGTGGTAACGAGGGAGAGGCTCGCGATAAGGCTCACCGAAGCTTTAGTAAACGCAGGTTTGGCATCGAAACCGTTGTTGCTTCTGGCTTCAGTCAACGTTCTGTATTTCATTCTCGGTATGTTCATCGACGCATCTGTGACGATACTCGTGGTGATTCCGCTCCTGCTTCCAGTGGTACAGGCTGCAGGGATCGATCTGGTTCATTTCGGTGTGTTGAGCGTGTTCAACATCATGATAGGTCTCGACACGCCACCCTATGCTCAGACAGCGTTCATCACGAGCGCGATCAGTGGAACACCCGTGAAAGACGTCTTCAAGGAGATGTTGAAGTACTGGATACCGATAGAGATCGCCGCGCTGATCATAATAACCTACTTTCCAGATACCGTGTTGTTTTTGCCGAGACTTTTAGGCTATGGGAGATGA
- the dapA gene encoding 4-hydroxy-tetrahydrodipicolinate synthase: MRNFERFGRILIPMITPFHSDDQSVDYRTARKVARYLKEHKLCDSIIVAGTTGEFHSLTKEERIRLFAEIKDEIGSELPLIAGVGAVSTKEVIEYVREAERLGYDAVMVVTPYYCKPEQEGIFEHYKMIAQSTQLPVMVYNIPLFTGVNLAPETLAKLSEIENIFAIKDEAGINPLQTTDYILATKGEIPVYSGDDTMVLQVLLQGGVGVVSGGSHVVGDLMRKSIESFLEGDVEAARKTFFSMYELFVAFKGEGRTNPTPLVKAAFELVSDLPTSMPRLPLKPATKSELERLKVVLKKLGKI, encoded by the coding sequence ATGAGAAACTTCGAGAGGTTCGGTCGAATACTGATTCCCATGATCACACCATTTCACAGCGACGACCAATCAGTCGATTACAGAACTGCCAGAAAAGTTGCGAGGTATTTGAAAGAACACAAACTGTGCGACTCGATCATCGTCGCGGGCACCACCGGAGAATTCCATTCCCTGACAAAAGAAGAGCGCATAAGACTTTTTGCGGAGATAAAAGATGAAATCGGAAGTGAACTGCCTTTGATCGCGGGAGTTGGAGCTGTTTCGACCAAAGAAGTGATCGAATACGTTCGAGAGGCGGAGAGGCTCGGTTACGACGCCGTCATGGTCGTCACGCCATACTACTGTAAACCTGAGCAGGAAGGCATCTTCGAGCACTACAAAATGATAGCGCAGAGCACACAATTACCCGTCATGGTGTACAACATTCCTCTGTTCACGGGCGTGAACCTCGCACCCGAAACGTTGGCAAAGCTTTCTGAAATAGAGAATATCTTTGCCATAAAGGACGAGGCGGGGATCAATCCCCTGCAGACCACCGACTACATCTTGGCAACGAAAGGTGAGATTCCAGTTTACTCAGGTGACGATACGATGGTCCTGCAAGTATTGCTCCAAGGTGGAGTCGGCGTCGTGAGTGGAGGTTCGCACGTCGTAGGCGATCTGATGAGAAAATCCATAGAATCGTTCCTCGAAGGAGACGTCGAAGCAGCGAGAAAAACGTTCTTTTCGATGTACGAACTCTTCGTCGCCTTCAAAGGAGAAGGCAGGACGAATCCGACACCACTCGTCAAGGCTGCGTTCGAGCTGGTCAGCGATCTTCCAACATCTATGCCGAGGCTTCCGTTGAAACCAGCCACAAAGTCGGAACTGGAAAGACTCAAGGTCGTGCTGAAGAAACTTGGAAAGATCTGA
- a CDS encoding dihydrodipicolinate synthase family protein, protein MKRLHGVTVAALTPMNEDGSKVDHAVIKDYVDFLVEKGVNGIFALGTTGEGLLLSIEERKKALESFVRAVDGRVVLIAHCGALRIDEVRDLLLHARSVGADGASIVSPFYYRYRPEELVEFFLKCSKDIEDFPIYLYNIPALTNNWISAEIATKVHKERPNVVGIKDSSQDLLHVLSLINDTPESFDVVVGSDRAFLTVLQMGAKGCVSGPGAVFPEFFVQLYRQFQSKDLESARETQKKLTKVSLTILDGASIPVLKMVLNWRGVKAGGCRAPLKFLPEDQARQLRERLEKVLEEVGLNL, encoded by the coding sequence ATGAAGAGACTTCACGGTGTGACAGTCGCCGCTTTGACTCCCATGAACGAAGATGGTTCGAAGGTGGATCATGCGGTGATCAAGGACTATGTAGATTTTCTCGTAGAAAAGGGTGTGAACGGCATCTTCGCGCTCGGTACGACGGGTGAAGGACTTTTATTATCGATCGAAGAACGAAAGAAAGCACTCGAAAGTTTTGTGAGGGCAGTCGATGGTAGAGTCGTTCTGATAGCACACTGTGGTGCGCTGAGGATCGATGAAGTGAGAGATCTTCTTTTACACGCCAGATCGGTCGGCGCGGATGGGGCATCGATCGTTTCACCCTTCTACTACAGATACAGACCAGAAGAACTGGTGGAGTTCTTCTTGAAATGCAGCAAAGACATCGAAGACTTCCCCATATACCTCTACAACATACCCGCGCTCACGAACAACTGGATCAGTGCGGAGATCGCCACAAAGGTGCACAAAGAAAGACCCAACGTCGTTGGCATCAAGGACAGCTCGCAAGACCTTTTGCACGTGCTTTCGCTGATCAACGATACACCCGAGAGCTTCGATGTGGTCGTTGGTTCCGACAGAGCCTTTCTGACGGTCCTTCAAATGGGCGCGAAAGGTTGCGTCTCTGGACCTGGGGCAGTCTTTCCAGAGTTCTTCGTGCAGCTTTACAGGCAGTTCCAATCGAAAGATTTGGAGTCTGCGAGAGAAACACAAAAGAAACTGACAAAAGTCTCGCTCACGATTTTGGACGGTGCGAGCATTCCCGTGCTCAAGATGGTCTTGAACTGGCGAGGGGTCAAAGCTGGAGGCTGCCGCGCCCCATTGAAGTTCCTGCCGGAAGACCAGGCACGGCAGCTGAGAGAGCGTCTGGAGAAAGTCTTGGAGGAAGTCGGGCTCAACCTCTGA